One Leptospira wolbachii serovar Codice str. CDC genomic region harbors:
- a CDS encoding SpoIIE family protein phosphatase, with amino-acid sequence MYQRENHLSRHTNPFPEILDDTVYNRILKDPNYWISQDLEDKIIQIISQSLDISGILYHLGTESLITNAYDLLPLDDSRIDLTEMIERLPILINRLTRTVYLNVKAISNQKVIFIFKYLPDYQDKWYDAVFFQGMLNGLAVLFELKEFSIRMTKTKLFGIHVSHKELGEDILFGADSNEYEMEWLEDNLFLSRSRLTKDDLTNRHRVMVTSRMDSQLEEISIVDVKDVVGKSRELAIENRDLEAAVEVLKSFKQELEKKQLSMAKDLRLAKNIQKGLIPEIIPDWNGIQFWTAFAPMQEVSGDYYDYFPYNMDKLGVAVCDVSGHGVPAAFITALSKLLFSNFKKPKPSETFKLINRELLDLVKQQGYTTCVYVLIHDDYKVLYSVAGHPRPILFRAKTNKAEICEGDGTFLGMFPDAGDTFLDFQIQLEPGDKLFLYTDGLTEAESDKGLAFGEERLIQIIESCAEKSIQETVETILTIHKEYTMGTDPMDDITLLGLQLSPRLPEFNLIKTKGDDAYQKKEFKEAVGFYEQAHQILPRELDTQLSYGKALAYSRNFEKAISMLESYNKFKTNHFKSHSVLGYCYYQMEMFEKAEVEWKKAHSINDSNLSNLYNLAQLYRKLNEKKKMKDVIEKMKRIEESYLHILPLEKKWESLPDE; translated from the coding sequence GTGTACCAACGCGAGAATCATTTATCACGGCATACCAATCCATTTCCAGAAATTTTAGATGATACGGTATACAATCGAATTCTAAAAGATCCTAACTATTGGATCTCTCAAGATTTAGAAGATAAAATCATCCAAATCATTTCCCAATCTCTAGATATCTCAGGAATTTTGTACCATCTGGGAACAGAAAGTCTTATCACCAATGCTTATGATTTACTTCCTCTAGATGATTCCCGGATTGATTTGACGGAGATGATCGAACGTCTTCCTATTTTGATCAATCGCCTAACGCGAACAGTTTATCTGAATGTAAAAGCCATCTCCAACCAAAAAGTAATATTTATATTTAAGTATTTACCTGATTATCAAGATAAATGGTACGATGCTGTTTTTTTTCAAGGGATGTTGAACGGTCTTGCCGTACTCTTTGAACTCAAAGAATTCAGTATCCGAATGACAAAAACAAAACTTTTTGGAATCCATGTATCCCACAAAGAGTTAGGTGAAGATATTCTATTTGGTGCCGATTCCAATGAATATGAAATGGAATGGTTGGAAGACAATTTGTTTTTGTCCCGTTCTCGTTTGACAAAAGACGATTTAACGAATAGACACAGAGTGATGGTCACATCCCGAATGGATTCCCAATTGGAGGAAATTTCCATTGTAGATGTTAAAGACGTTGTAGGAAAATCCCGTGAACTGGCGATTGAAAATCGCGATTTAGAGGCGGCTGTCGAAGTATTAAAATCCTTCAAACAAGAGTTGGAGAAAAAACAACTCTCTATGGCCAAGGACTTACGGTTGGCAAAAAACATCCAGAAGGGTCTCATTCCAGAAATCATTCCCGATTGGAATGGAATTCAATTTTGGACAGCGTTTGCCCCGATGCAAGAAGTGAGTGGGGATTATTACGATTATTTTCCATATAACATGGATAAGTTGGGTGTGGCAGTTTGTGATGTTTCAGGTCATGGAGTCCCTGCAGCTTTTATTACTGCTTTATCAAAGTTACTTTTTTCCAATTTTAAAAAACCAAAACCATCGGAAACATTCAAACTAATCAATCGGGAGTTATTGGACTTAGTCAAACAACAAGGATACACAACTTGTGTTTATGTTTTGATTCATGATGATTATAAAGTTTTGTATTCCGTTGCCGGCCACCCAAGACCCATTTTATTCCGAGCTAAAACGAATAAGGCTGAAATCTGCGAAGGAGACGGGACCTTCCTTGGAATGTTTCCCGATGCAGGGGATACGTTTCTAGACTTTCAAATCCAGTTGGAGCCGGGTGATAAATTGTTTTTATACACTGACGGACTGACTGAAGCAGAAAGTGATAAAGGACTTGCGTTTGGAGAAGAGAGGCTCATCCAAATTATTGAATCTTGTGCAGAAAAATCTATCCAAGAAACTGTGGAAACCATTCTAACAATCCACAAAGAATATACCATGGGTACAGATCCTATGGATGATATCACTTTACTTGGTCTTCAGTTGTCCCCAAGGCTTCCTGAGTTTAATTTGATTAAAACCAAAGGAGATGATGCTTATCAGAAAAAAGAGTTTAAGGAAGCTGTGGGTTTTTATGAACAAGCACATCAAATTTTACCTCGTGAACTTGATACACAACTCTCTTATGGAAAGGCACTTGCTTACAGTCGGAATTTTGAAAAAGCCATCAGCATGTTGGAGTCTTATAATAAATTCAAAACCAATCATTTCAAATCACATTCTGTTCTTGGATATTGTTATTACCAAATGGAGATGTTTGAAAAAGCAGAAGTAGAGTGGAAAAAAGCTCATTCCATTAATGATTCGAATTTATCTAATTTGTATAACTTAGCCCAATTGTATCGAAAGTTAAATGAAAAGAAAAAAATGAAAGATGTCATTGAAAAGATGAAACGAATTGAAGAATCTTATCTTCATATCCTTCCACTTGAAAAGAAGTGGGAGTCTTTACCTGATGAATAG
- a CDS encoding lipocalin-like domain-containing protein yields the protein MNRIKILILSLLFFHFSFPKDHSFHSDFGLEWCYFVGHIESDTGNVYGYELSFFRLKFSDGSDWNPEVYPVHFAISDFSSKKYRNSQAIKRTIGGIAGFSEKAIFSGTYRLEIISKDKFHIQAQSKSKDLSLDLELEGNGKILVHGKDGLSIKSNRNPNIFSYYYSYPRLKTKGNLFVNGKREIIVSGNSWMDHEWSEKNSKSIPTLARGETGWDWICLSDNSGGDYVFFRFRESGGLTPEIFGTYRNPEGNTTTWKEPGQIQMETVGSFWKSPATKIEYPLHWNIKYPGGEWNVFPIFNEQEFDGSKTTSTIYWEGGVEAIDPIQKKSAKGYLELKGYKKPKEWWEF from the coding sequence ATGAATAGAATTAAAATTTTAATCCTATCCCTCCTTTTTTTTCACTTTAGTTTTCCCAAAGATCATAGTTTTCATTCGGATTTTGGACTGGAATGGTGTTACTTTGTTGGGCATATAGAATCTGACACTGGAAACGTATACGGATATGAATTGTCTTTTTTTCGACTGAAGTTTTCAGATGGTAGTGATTGGAATCCAGAAGTGTATCCGGTTCATTTTGCCATTTCCGATTTTTCTTCTAAAAAATACCGAAATTCACAAGCCATTAAACGGACGATAGGTGGTATCGCTGGCTTTTCAGAGAAAGCCATCTTTAGTGGGACCTATCGATTAGAAATCATCTCTAAAGATAAATTCCATATCCAAGCCCAGTCAAAATCAAAAGATTTGAGTTTGGATTTGGAGTTAGAAGGAAATGGAAAAATCCTGGTTCATGGCAAAGACGGGTTGTCTATTAAATCTAATCGGAATCCCAACATATTTTCGTATTACTATAGTTATCCGAGACTCAAAACAAAAGGTAATCTTTTTGTCAATGGGAAGAGGGAGATTATTGTTTCGGGAAATTCTTGGATGGATCATGAATGGAGTGAAAAAAATTCCAAGTCTATCCCCACACTTGCCAGAGGGGAAACAGGTTGGGATTGGATTTGTTTGTCGGACAATTCAGGTGGCGATTATGTATTCTTTCGGTTTCGAGAGTCGGGTGGGCTGACACCAGAGATTTTTGGAACCTATCGAAATCCAGAAGGAAATACGACCACCTGGAAAGAGCCAGGTCAAATCCAAATGGAAACAGTCGGATCCTTTTGGAAAAGCCCCGCTACAAAAATAGAATACCCACTCCACTGGAATATCAAATATCCAGGTGGAGAATGGAACGTATTTCCTATTTTCAATGAACAAGAGTTTGATGGAAGTAAGACAACTTCTACAATCTATTGGGAAGGTGGAGTGGAAGCAATCGATCCAATTCAAAAAAAGTCGGCCAAAGGATATTTAGAATTGAAAGGTTATAAAAAACCGAAAGAGTGGTGGGAGTTCTAA
- the nadA gene encoding quinolinate synthase NadA: MSLVTKDQLVQKLNPIYLPHEIEERILPLAEEINRLKKEKNAVILGHNYMTPDVFWGVSDIIGDSLYLSKMAKETKAAMILFNGVHFMAETAKILSPEKKVLIADLKAGCSLAEAITRDDVKALKAKYPGVPVVTYVNCSAEVKAETDVCCTSANAVQIVNAVEGDTVIFLPDEYLAGNVRNQTSKTIISHPGRCMVHEMYTPEDIRSAKRLFSDGLTVITHPECHEDVVKEADFSGSTSQMVDFIRQSKTNKIMLVTECSMGDNLRAEFPEKEFVSTCQTCPHMKKITLEKVRDALLKEQFEIFLDEEVIRLAQKSVNRMLELSYKK, translated from the coding sequence ATGTCACTAGTAACTAAAGACCAATTGGTCCAAAAATTAAACCCTATTTATCTTCCGCACGAAATAGAAGAACGAATCCTTCCATTAGCAGAAGAAATCAATAGACTCAAAAAAGAAAAAAATGCAGTGATCCTCGGTCATAACTATATGACTCCCGATGTTTTTTGGGGAGTATCTGATATCATTGGAGATTCTTTGTATCTTTCGAAAATGGCAAAGGAAACGAAAGCTGCCATGATTCTCTTTAACGGAGTTCATTTTATGGCTGAGACTGCCAAAATTTTATCTCCAGAAAAAAAGGTTCTTATTGCTGATTTAAAAGCGGGATGTTCCCTTGCGGAAGCCATTACAAGAGATGATGTTAAAGCTCTGAAAGCCAAATACCCGGGTGTTCCCGTGGTAACGTATGTCAACTGTTCGGCGGAAGTAAAAGCAGAAACCGATGTTTGTTGTACTTCAGCTAATGCCGTACAAATTGTAAACGCTGTGGAAGGGGATACTGTGATTTTTTTGCCAGATGAATATTTGGCAGGGAATGTGCGTAACCAAACATCCAAAACCATCATTTCTCATCCTGGACGTTGTATGGTTCACGAAATGTATACTCCAGAAGATATTCGTTCCGCAAAACGATTGTTCAGTGATGGTCTCACTGTAATCACTCATCCGGAGTGCCATGAAGATGTAGTAAAAGAGGCAGATTTTTCTGGCTCCACTTCCCAAATGGTCGATTTCATTCGACAAAGTAAAACAAACAAAATTATGCTTGTGACAGAGTGTTCAATGGGTGATAATTTGCGTGCAGAATTTCCTGAAAAAGAGTTTGTATCCACTTGTCAAACCTGTCCGCACATGAAAAAAATTACTTTGGAAAAAGTGCGAGATGCCCTTCTAAAAGAACAATTTGAAATCTTTTTGGATGAAGAAGTGATTCGCCTCGCACAAAAGTCTGTAAATCGTATGTTAGAATTGAGTTATAAAAAGTAG
- the ispF gene encoding 2-C-methyl-D-erythritol 2,4-cyclodiphosphate synthase has protein sequence MFRVGNGIDFHKLIHEPFRPLILAGVEVKSEFAFLGHSDADVVLHAVADAILGALALGDIGVHFPDTDPQYKNMKSTRIIEKCLELMAEKKFKLVNIDCTYVGDHPKINPIRAELNASLASITKLPLDCVSIKATTSEGMGSLGRSEGVMVMATVLLESTKAKS, from the coding sequence ATGTTTAGAGTTGGAAACGGAATCGATTTTCATAAATTAATCCATGAACCCTTTCGCCCGCTAATTTTGGCTGGTGTCGAAGTCAAATCAGAGTTTGCTTTTCTAGGTCATAGTGATGCTGACGTGGTTTTACATGCAGTGGCAGATGCCATTCTCGGTGCCTTAGCACTCGGTGATATTGGTGTTCACTTTCCTGATACAGACCCACAATATAAAAATATGAAGTCTACTCGGATCATTGAGAAGTGTTTGGAACTTATGGCAGAGAAAAAATTCAAACTAGTGAATATCGATTGTACTTATGTGGGAGACCATCCAAAAATCAATCCTATTCGGGCAGAGCTCAATGCTTCGTTGGCGAGTATCACCAAATTGCCGTTAGACTGTGTTTCGATCAAAGCAACTACGTCTGAAGGGATGGGTTCGCTTGGTCGGAGCGAAGGTGTAATGGTAATGGCAACTGTACTATTGGAAAGTACAAAGGCTAAGTCTTAA